Within the Eucalyptus grandis isolate ANBG69807.140 chromosome 1, ASM1654582v1, whole genome shotgun sequence genome, the region TTTATGCAACAATCATGCACATGCCTGGAGCAAAACCTTACATTGAAAAGACCAAATTGCCACTCCTTTTAAGTTCATTTTAGCATCTTGCTTTGGGCTTAGGTGGTTGAGGTCTTAGTTGTTCTAAGTATTTTGGGTGGTTAACTTTGGATTTGTATATTTTTATGGATAACTTATTAGaagtttttaataaaaatcaataaattttttagCGTCACTAGCATATCtaagatagattttattttacattttttttctcaatttaaattttgtagTTTACATATTTTTAATCGTTTTTAAGACCAAAACTCCCGAAACTTTTAACACAATGTTAACACATACACgcatatcttcttctttttttttaatttcaaatttgtgtaatttttgtaatttgctggaaaactttttaaaaaaaaaaacacacttttttctttcatttagaTTCAAACAAACATGCACGCCTTTCAAACTGAAATGATAAATGTTGAAATTAGAACAGGTATGTTATAGTTCACCTTTTGGTGACATGCTCATAAGTTCACATCGGGGCAATAAGTTTCACGATTGTATATATTGTCCAAGGCCATAAGTCGTCGATTTCGctttatattgataaattgtttaTCAACATCTATATTACGACTTTGGGATCATGAAAgatccatatatatttatatcacaTTGGTTTTCACACATATGAATTAGAAGATACTGTTAAAATAACTTTAGTAACTATCCaaaagtttgataaattttatcaatatGGTGATAATCTTTGcttcatttatatttaaattgcTGTCGAGTTCTTAATCAATATGGGCTATTATTAATACGCCATGATAGATTATGCCCTTATTAGGCTGTCTTTTTCACCATTGAAGTTGATTGAATGGAGTATCGTTCACTAAAATCTAATGGAGATTATGCACACGCGgaggaatatttcttgtttggACCCAAGGGGACGCTTTTGATGATGCGGGTCGAACGCAAATCCAATGCCTCTGATCACATTAGATCGAGGCAAGAATCCCTATATGGAGTCTGTTTTTAGGGATCATGGCAAGGAAAATTCTGCTAATACTAGTTGCATTCATGTTGCAGTTGCAAAAGGAAAGCCCTTGTGGTCAATGGAGTAAACCAATCtgatttaaataaagaaaagttaacAGATAGAATTGGCATAATGCTTTTCTGTTTATAAAGAAGGCGAATTTCATTCAAGCATCCACCTTGGATGCCATATATGTCTGCATAATTCATTCTATAGCCAAagaaatggaaacaaaaaaataaataaataaataaagggagagagaggaaacttTCCTTTTCATTGGGATGATACAAGGCAAAGCCAAATTGTTGTTAATATAAGTAGGACGCTCAGAAAGGGCATATCTGACTTCCGTCAAAGCAAGTATAGGAGATCTCTCTtcacctttttattttatatatatataatattcgATTACAAATTTCTTTGACTTGAAGTTGTTCccttacctctctctctctctctctctctctctctctctctctctctctctatatatatatatatatatatatatatatatatatatatattgtgaatAGCGTATGCCTATTGTGCTACAGTATATAGCATTTGCGTCACTGTAACAGTGTTGGCATGTGATATCCTATCTTAATTTCAGGCAAGATTGAATTCCCAAAAAATCTTAGTCTAGAGTTTGCTAAAGtcatagaacaaaagaaaagagcctCACCTCATACATCCAGAAAATTACAAACGAGGCTTACTTAGCGTATATATATAGACAAGATAattgtcataaaattaaaatttataggGAAAACATAAATTATGTAAGTTAAGATTGCATGAGctcaataatttttgttcatataAAGGGCTAAATAtccttattcttttgttttctccttccTCACCCTTTTGCCTATTTGTTCATATTGGGCtagatattctttttcttcttttttctcaccCTTTTCCCTCTGCATATATAGATTTATTTTCGTTCATAAAATCTAGTAAAGATTATTCTTAATGTTTATTTACACCATCTCATGCATatggcaaaagaaaagtatCTTATGCACGAATGATGCTTATTGCTTTGTGTTGGGTTGACGTTTTATTGTCAAATCAATCCTATCTCAATTCTATTTGCACATCCATCTATAACTACTTGAGTTTCGAACTATGAAGCTTCAGTCTTCATGATTAGTTTACTGAAATGTTTGGCGATATCCCATCTAACAAGAACTTGATATTATTAATGAAGAAGACCCCATCTAGCAAGTCATCTTGGGTTGAGTGTGCTTGATGGGATAACCAGGCCCTGCTTGACATAAACGGCGCAACTTCATCTGAGAAAATGTTGCCGTCCCGCTCAATCTCCCAACAAGCCATTACTGCTTCCATTGCATTGGGCATGGACATGTTGCTGTAATTACTTCATAAGGAACAAGGCAAGAGCACATAATGCGTTTGAAATATCAAGAACGAAATAGATGAATAATCTTGACCTGTATTGGAAAACAATTCATTTGTGGCCATCACTTGCATCAAATTTCTTGTGACGGTTCCTTACACAGATTGGTCCCATTCTTCAGCAGAGCAAGAGAGAACAAAGGGAAAAACGCAGAAACGAGAAAGAGAGGACCCTCGATGGTTAtgacaaaacaaagaaagagaccCAGTTATGGTTGGGTTAGGTTTTGAAGAAGACAACTAATGAACTCGCCAACTTACCTACTCTTCCCCTTCATCTCCTCCGTTTGTTTCTGCGTTTTCGTCTAACATTTTCGTCCGAAGACAAACGCAGAAACGAGAAAGAGAGGACCCTCCATGGTTAtgacaaaacaaagaaagagaccCAGTTGTGGTTGGGTTAGGTTTCGAAGAAGACAACTAACGAACTCGCCAACTTACCTTCTCTTCCCCTTCATCTCCTCCgtttgtttcttcattttcgtCCAAAGAAACCCAGTTGCAACAACTGATTCATGGCGGTAATATGTTGCTCCCTCTCTTCCGTGACTCTTGTCCGTCCGATTCTTTACCGGAATGTGATTAATTTAGGGATATTTGTCCTGCTCTTGTCTCCATTGCAAACTTTCAATACCTAATTTTGCCCCAATTTCTTGGTTGAAGAACACAGCAAAATTagggtttgaagaagaaaaagaattcggTCCCAATTTGCAAATTTGGGGCAAATAACACACATAGTGTGGTTTAGAACAATTCATGCTGACTCACTTTGCTGATGAGCCatgtcaattgaaaaaaaataaacttttaCCGCATCAGACTTTCTAGCAAAAATCCAAATTGACGATGGTACTAAAGTAATCGATTTTCATAAAACTGATACTcaagtaattatttaaaaagttttggTTTTTAAGGGTTGCGTGAAACTTATGAAACTTTTGGTatcattttgtcaaaaataattGCTTTTGGGAAGTTGTGTAGCTTTAACTTTTTCATTGACtataaatttttcattcttttttatatcTTGAACTCTTTCAATTTGCGGGGGACATCAAGGAAGGTCGGACTCTTTGGCTGGACAGTGTTGGAAATAGCTTATAGACGGAGAGCTATATGAAGTAGTTCAAGAGTGCTGGAGATAATACGAACTCTTTGGCTGTTCAATGGAATGGATGGCTACAAAGAAGACGTAATATTCACTGCGACGCACTAAGGTGATAACCAAAGTTGATAAGGAATCGATCTTCACCACATTTTCTCTTCTAACAGAAAGTCATGGCTTTCGGTAACGAAAAAAATGCCGATTTGGCTTTTCTTAGTTATCTTACATAGCAACATGTGCAAATatttacttaccaaaaaaaaaaaaagacacgtGCAAATATTATTCTATGTAGGCACACACCTGTGCAAAACTGGCCGTACTTGTATATATCTTTCTTTATATACCCACTTAGAAATCAAGATGCGCCCAAAGAAGACTTCATTAGTAATATAAGGGATAAATGCActaaaagtcataaaatttgtcacaaaaatatgattgagttctaaaatttttaaaaaaatgcaatgcaatcataaaatttattacaaaagtgcaatcaaatcataaaactttcaaaaaatggaaTCGAGCCTTAAAACTTGGTATAAAAgttcaattgaatcctaaaaatttcaaaaaaaacaaTGCAATCAACTAAAGAACTTGATTGgatcaatttgacaatttgagaacttgattgtactttttgaaaattttaaaacttagtTGCATTTTCGTGAGAAGTTTATGACTTACTtgcacattttaaaaattttgagactaaattacagtttcatgacaagtttagatgctttcaaaatacttaatTAGTGTAAATATGGTCAGAGATGGGGAAGAGGCATCGTTTCATTGGATATTCCCTTCGTGAGGTGCACTTGATGAattgaaaatagttttttataAGCATAGATGACGCTGGGGCAAAATCATGtgattaaaataacaatttccAAAGTCTAAAAATGGAATGCATAAGTGCATAACCATGCTTGAAAATATTGCAGCCCaatacaaaagataaaattaataattagaaAGCTTACGTAGTGATCTGACACGCATGCGTGGTGCACGCCAGGGAAGTCGTTGACTCTAAGTACTACATATGATTTTTGGGCGATTTCGAAGCGTGACGTCTCTGTTCACGCGAAGATATGTTATGATTTCTTGAAGAGAATGGCAAAATTATTCCCAATAATTGCTGCACAATTGCTGTCTTTGATGGTGCAAAGTCGTGCTCTAGGAAAACATGATATTTATTGCCGCCGATCAATTAGTCTGCTGAGACGCTAGAGGACGCCCGTGATGGATCTAAAGATTCCAGGAGGATGCATGCGTGCTCAGAGgagaaatgttaaaaaaaaaaaaaaaaaaatcttaaatttatcatataatttaattctaacccttttgacaatttgacaATAAGGTCATTTTGACAAAAACTTGTCGATGTAGCACTTTGATCAACATTAACTATCCTACATGACATGATTGTTACTGATGTTAACGATTTTTGTAAGtttctatatattttattaatttatttccttttctttctaatgATAGgtagaaggggaaaaagaacaatttttttttatcaaaattagttcaaatgactatattgacaaattgtccaaaaattttggACTGAATTAGTGAAATTACaactttatgactcaattgattgtcgtacaatagatttagaactttttagataattatttttgtcattaGAGAAGGACGAAGATGAATAACAATGATGATGTGGTTTGGAATTCCAATCATCTTCCTCAAAAAGTGAGAGATCTCAAGTTCGATTCTATCATCATCGATTTCTCATGATCACCCGTACAAGTATTAACTATATGACTTTGTAATCAAGCGATGCTGTTGGGATCGAGGGAATGCGACACTCAATTCAAATTAGTTAGTTGGTAGTTGACACCATAGATTTTGATGTTGGTGGCCGTAAATTGTTCACATTAGCAATTTGGACCTAGATCCCTGCAAAATCTATTATAACCCAAGAGACTCTAGATATGTTGGCAATACATAgttgatttgaaaatgaaagaagacaCTATGAGCTTTGGTTTTATGTGCAATGCTATCTTTTGATATTTACTTTATGGAATGTGATTCTTGAACTATTTCTAATCGTTCAATATagtctttttttgtttgataaaaGTCGACACAAATCCCTAAACTATCGCTAGATGTGCAATCGGGTTCATGAACTTCCAATTTGTATGTTGCGGTCCCTCAACTTTCCACTCAACTTTCCACTTCAAAGTTAATTCAgtcttttgtgatttttatgagTGATGACTACACTACTTCCTAGATTTTAGAATATCTTTCCATTTATTCTATTTGTCTAAATCAACATGAAAATAtgctattcttttcttttttaattacccACCCTTTTGGATTTTAAGTATTATGATAGTTACATTTGAATATACCGTAGTTATGACGTAAGAGTAGAATCTCATTTAGAGTTGTATCAAGTTGAACTACTACTATTTTAAGTTCGATGATTTTCATAAGGATATCATTATTATATAAATCTAAATCTAGTtcctgattttttctttttttagataaatgatTTTCTTCACTGGTATCATGTTCTACAAGGGCTAAGGTTCAAGGTGGTTTGCTCTTTTTACTAGTAGGAAGAAATGTTAAGATCTCTACTATCGTATCGTTTACATTATAGAACAAAAGCAAGTGAAATTGTATCTTAAACTtaaatttttcgaatttttcattttgttccttttcaCTGTATCTAAATAAATTTCGATTTCATTCATTTCTTATTATGTTTTCTTGTCACATTTCATTGTGGCATATCAAATCGACTACAATACCCAATCATCACTGGAAGATTATATAGTATATACATTATTTGTGTTGATATCTATTATTTGATTAGAGCTATTGTAGAGTCGACAAACACGTTCATATGTACATTCTTAGTTATCTCTCTACATATTCAAACAAACTTAAAAGATCGTttcaatctcaaactttttctcaataaattcaTGACAAGTCCATGTTATATATTACGATGtcataatattatataaggGGATAAAAATGGTTACTCAAAAGTAAATCAAGCCTCTAACAAAAGTGCCTATgccaagaaaaaattaatatgctTAAGATTCTAAATTCTCGGTAGATTTAGTGAGATGAATATAAAATTCTTTCCAAAATGCGAAAGATTTAACTTACCAAAATGAGAATGACTTAAAATTAAGTTCGGAAAGTATtataaattggaaaaaagtttaagatcgaaacatctttttgttttatttatttattttaactaaataaagAGAAAGTGCCGTAATGTTGCTACCAATGGCGAGTTTTTGTTTTGagattgcattttcttttgataaataaaacaaaagtgtTAATACTAAGATGAGCATTTCAAACCTTTTATTACTTcgtccccccaaaaaaaaaccttctattaccgtaaaaattaaataataaaaaacgaCAGAAATGTCAAACTTGTCTCCTCTTACGTGctcttttaacattttttttttttttggatttttacgCACTTAAATCATTTTATATTGCAAGTCATGCctagtttaaaaaaatattggaaaagagagagggaaacgaaaagaaagaaaaggtacaTCTCTACTTACACttcttttccaaatgcaatGAAGACTCTCGGTTGCACCTACCCTCCCGACCCGTCAAAAGCAGCAAACTATTTTTGACAGTTGACACGTCAACGACACAATATTTCAAAAAACTaggattaaaaactaaaatcatattttatttgacACTTCATGAGCATCCCAACTAAAGGAGAGAGGCTcatttagacaattttctcaatttttgaaaatacaaactAGTAATCAAATTTCAAGTCATTctcatacaaaagaaaaaattgaatcaCAAAATCGCTCTACTATATaaacacaaaatcaaaattagacaaaatttaaaaacgaGAAGTAACATTGACTTTCAAGGATACTCACAAGTCACTTGGCGGATTTTTTTTAGACCCGTCTTCGCGATAAATAAGAATTGCATGCCAATAAATTCATTAATGAactctttcaatttttgtattttcttataaCCCTCcgcaaggagaaaaaaaagggaaagctCTTATCTCACGCACGAGCACGGCTCTTTATATGGAGAAAATTTATCAAGAGGGATTTGAGTTCGACATGATACGACGCAATTCATTTTATAAGGAGAGTGTAACAttttattattgtcaaaattacaaaaaaaaaaggatggacaaggaaaacaaacaaaaaagaaaaagcacagcCGAAGTTATAGCGCTGCCAATCAAAGACAAGACTCTCGTTTTTCCCGATTCGTGGATTGGTTATGGTAAAAAGTTAAAACCGCCGCGTTAACGGAGCCTGCCTTAGTCCCCACTCCAACGCCGTAACCTAAAATCAACGGCCCCAGATCCCTGGTTCCCCCACCAATCCGACGGCCACCGTTTCGCCAAATCTGTTGGTACGAAATCAACGGTCGCCCCACCTCGACTTGTCCCCACACCCTTTTTCTCGTTTTTCCCGATTCGTGGATTGGTTATGGTAAAAACCACCACGTTAACGGAGCCTGcctatcgaccaaaaaaaaaaaaaaaaaaacggagccTGCCTTAGTCCCCACTCCAACGCCATAACCTGAAATCAACGGCCCCAGATCCCTGTTCCCCTGCCAATCCGACGGCCGCCGTTTCGCCAAATATGTGGGAACGAAATCAACGGTCGCCGACGACCTCCACTTGTCCCACgatcccttttctctctctctcctcgttttCGTCGAAGTATATTCGATTTCGGACCGACCTTTTGTCTTCGGGCAGATAAGGGCGCGTGGCCCCCGCACTCTCTCCCTATATAATCCCATCCCTCCCCGCGCAGTTCCAACCGCATCGACTAGCCTCATACCGGAAAGACTCCTGTGATCTTCTTCTCCCCTGCGATATTTTCCGACCGATAAACTTGGAGTTAGACCCGTGTCGAGGAGATAAGGAAATGGAGAGCTCCGGATTCTCATGGAAGCTGGCGGATCACCCGAAGCTGCCCAAGGGGAAGACCATCACCATGGTTGTCCTGGACGGGTGGGGGGAGGCCAAGCACCCGTACAACTGCATCCGCATCGCCGAGACCCCCACCATGGACTCGCTCAAGGAGGTGCGTTTGGTTTGGTTTCGATGGGTTTTTCTGGGGTTTTCCGGTTGATCGGAGTCGAGCGGTGGGGATCGTTTGATTGCTGGTGATGGACTGTTGAGTGGGTTGGAGACTGATCTGGAGATCATTAAAGCTTTGGCTTGGTTGCCGATGCTAATCCCTTGATGGGGATGTT harbors:
- the LOC120286059 gene encoding 2,3-bisphosphoglycerate-independent phosphoglycerate mutase-like → MESSGFSWKLADHPKLPKGKTITMVVLDGWGEAKHPYNCIRIAETPTMDSLKEATAGHRPATGQARLELAGRSPTTGEEASPDLVRLELAGIE